A single genomic interval of Croceibacter atlanticus HTCC2559 harbors:
- a CDS encoding TonB-dependent receptor — MIRVFQILIFVFSTIVVAQDVGSVAGSLSDKDNNNEPLPFANVIIKGTSKGTTTDFDGNYLLDNIAVGTYTIEFSFVGYETLEVPNVVIEAGKVTNITTALGASAAALDEVIIKTTARKESEVALLLDQKKAVTIKQSIGADELSRKGVSDAAAAVSKISGISKQQGGGNVYVRGLGDRYLNTTYNGLTVPSNDIEKKNIDLGLFSSDVIQNIGVSKTHAANFYGDFAAGNVDIVSKEYTGKFFITAETGSSINTRAVDKNFVKSEGTSFFGYYNRYDNNPFAVVVSHGVDPESASGPVAFTGAITTGNSWNVGEESRLSVFGTVSFSNDFEYRRGTQVDFTTVEKKRFPDSEEFEYSTNTTAMANIGYKINNNHRLTFNSLFINDATDEVGYFGIGGNGTNRDAILNTDKGFYQMNVQFDQDMVFVNQLTGKSRLNDKLEVEYGIGFNNVLARQPDRKRISVERYDLALDNDPNTNPFFYSNIAFDNQRYFQEITDNELNARVNLNYKHSEELTFNFGYNGRSKTREFENVRYGYDFINGTSTEVPDINNLDAVFSPENIGELYDIFVFNAIDPSQGITNRNNPGLPENIYEGELNVQSAYVDAEIKSGEKWTFVPGLRLEYFDQRIDYDVINVIATDPGFREADELFILPSLNIKYALTEDQNLRFSASRTVSTPEFKEVAPFVYEDVTQRIGGNPDLLTDPAFSSILNLDLKYEWFFGRSELFSLGAFAKQINDPVNLVVANDATGTQRFARTGDKAEVLGAEIEIRKNLMVDEDENSIFSTGANVTVMHTKQDLKSSQGFISTTFDRDSDELQGASPLLINADVSYSPTFGTYKPVANLIVSYFSDRIDALGSGQLGNITEKSVTTLDFVWKNQIGDHLEINASAKNLLDPTIERVRENNGGDITISNYKRGINVGLQLKYNF, encoded by the coding sequence ATGATTAGAGTTTTTCAGATCTTAATATTTGTCTTTTCTACAATCGTAGTAGCACAAGACGTAGGTTCGGTTGCAGGTAGCCTTTCAGACAAGGATAACAACAATGAACCATTGCCCTTTGCAAATGTTATTATTAAAGGTACAAGTAAAGGAACCACTACAGATTTTGATGGTAACTATTTGCTAGACAACATTGCAGTAGGAACCTATACTATCGAGTTTAGCTTTGTTGGATATGAAACATTAGAAGTTCCTAATGTTGTTATTGAAGCAGGAAAGGTAACAAATATTACTACTGCCTTAGGCGCTTCTGCTGCTGCACTCGATGAGGTAATTATTAAAACCACTGCTAGAAAGGAAAGTGAGGTCGCTTTATTATTAGATCAAAAGAAAGCTGTAACTATTAAACAGAGTATTGGCGCAGATGAACTTTCAAGAAAAGGTGTAAGTGATGCTGCAGCTGCTGTATCTAAAATTTCTGGTATTTCTAAACAACAAGGTGGTGGCAATGTTTATGTACGTGGTTTAGGAGATCGCTATTTAAACACAACATACAATGGCCTTACAGTACCATCTAATGATATTGAAAAGAAGAATATAGATTTAGGTTTATTCTCTTCTGATGTTATTCAGAATATTGGTGTTAGTAAAACTCACGCAGCAAATTTCTATGGAGATTTTGCAGCTGGTAATGTTGATATCGTTTCTAAAGAATACACAGGAAAATTCTTTATAACTGCTGAAACTGGTAGCTCAATAAATACTAGAGCAGTTGATAAAAACTTTGTAAAAAGTGAAGGCACAAGCTTTTTTGGATATTATAACAGATATGACAACAACCCTTTTGCAGTAGTTGTTTCTCACGGTGTAGATCCAGAATCTGCTTCTGGACCAGTTGCTTTTACAGGCGCTATTACAACAGGAAATTCTTGGAATGTCGGGGAAGAGTCTAGATTAAGCGTTTTTGGTACAGTATCCTTTAGTAATGATTTTGAATACAGAAGAGGTACACAAGTAGACTTTACAACTGTAGAGAAAAAACGTTTCCCAGACAGTGAAGAGTTTGAATATAGCACAAACACAACTGCTATGGCAAATATTGGATATAAGATAAACAACAATCACAGATTAACCTTTAACTCATTGTTTATTAATGATGCTACAGATGAAGTTGGTTATTTTGGTATTGGTGGAAATGGTACCAACAGAGATGCCATATTAAATACAGACAAAGGTTTTTACCAGATGAACGTACAGTTTGATCAGGATATGGTTTTTGTAAATCAACTAACTGGTAAGAGCAGACTTAATGATAAATTAGAAGTAGAGTATGGTATTGGTTTTAATAATGTACTAGCAAGACAACCAGACCGTAAACGTATTAGTGTAGAGCGTTATGATTTAGCATTAGATAATGATCCAAACACAAACCCTTTCTTTTACAGCAACATAGCCTTTGACAATCAACGTTATTTTCAAGAAATTACAGATAATGAACTTAATGCACGTGTAAACCTAAATTACAAGCACTCAGAAGAGCTTACGTTTAACTTTGGTTACAATGGAAGATCTAAAACTCGTGAGTTTGAAAATGTTAGATACGGTTACGACTTTATTAACGGTACCAGCACAGAAGTTCCAGACATAAACAACTTAGACGCTGTATTTTCTCCAGAAAACATAGGTGAACTTTATGACATATTTGTTTTTAACGCAATAGATCCTTCTCAAGGTATTACAAATAGAAATAATCCAGGTTTACCAGAAAACATTTACGAAGGAGAGCTTAACGTACAATCTGCTTATGTAGATGCTGAAATTAAATCTGGAGAAAAATGGACATTTGTACCTGGATTAAGGCTTGAGTATTTTGACCAACGTATAGATTACGATGTAATTAATGTTATTGCTACAGATCCAGGCTTTAGAGAAGCAGACGAGTTATTTATACTACCTAGTTTAAATATTAAATATGCGTTAACTGAAGATCAAAACTTAAGATTCTCTGCAAGTAGAACTGTATCTACTCCAGAATTTAAGGAAGTAGCACCTTTCGTATATGAAGATGTAACACAACGTATTGGTGGTAACCCAGATTTATTAACAGATCCTGCATTTTCAAGCATCCTTAACTTAGACCTTAAATACGAATGGTTTTTTGGAAGATCTGAGTTGTTTTCTTTAGGAGCATTTGCAAAGCAAATAAACGACCCTGTAAACTTAGTTGTTGCTAATGATGCAACAGGTACACAACGATTTGCAAGAACAGGAGACAAAGCAGAAGTTTTAGGTGCAGAAATAGAGATTCGTAAAAATCTTATGGTAGATGAGGATGAAAACAGCATATTCTCTACAGGTGCTAATGTTACAGTAATGCACACAAAACAAGATTTAAAGAGTTCTCAAGGATTTATTTCTACAACTTTTGATAGAGACTCAGATGAATTACAAGGAGCATCTCCATTACTAATAAATGCAGATGTTAGCTATAGCCCAACATTTGGTACATATAAGCCAGTAGCTAACCTTATTGTTTCTTATTTCTCAGATCGTATTGATGCATTAGGATCTGGACAATTAGGAAATATCACAGAAAAAAGTGTAACTACTTTAGACTTTGTCTGGAAAAACCAAATAGGAGATCACTTAGAAATTAATGCCAGCGCAAAAAATCTTTTAGATCCAACCATCGAAAGAGTACGTGAAAATAATGGAGGCGATATTACTATCTCTAATTACAAAAGAGGAATTAATGTCGGCCTGCAACTTAAATATAACTTTTAA
- a CDS encoding response regulator transcription factor, with product MDNKNITILLVDDEPDILEIVGYNLSSEGYNVITASDGKEAVKLAKKRKPQLIILDVMMPEMDGVEACEQIRKIPDLDTIITFFTARGEDYSMLAGFDAGADDYITKPIKPKVLVSKVNALLRRIVEDSTNDNVVKIGDLIINREEYKILKGKEEILLPRKEFELLSLLASKPGKVFKREDILDRVWGNEVVVGGRTIDVHIRKLREKLGDKRFKTVKGVGYKFVS from the coding sequence ATGGACAACAAGAATATTACTATCTTACTGGTTGATGATGAGCCAGATATACTAGAAATTGTAGGATATAACCTTTCTTCTGAAGGCTACAATGTCATTACAGCATCAGATGGTAAAGAGGCTGTTAAACTTGCAAAAAAAAGAAAGCCACAGCTAATAATTTTAGACGTTATGATGCCAGAAATGGATGGTGTTGAGGCTTGTGAGCAAATTAGAAAAATACCAGACCTAGATACTATAATTACATTTTTTACGGCAAGAGGAGAAGATTACTCAATGCTAGCTGGTTTTGATGCAGGTGCAGATGATTATATTACTAAACCTATTAAACCAAAAGTCCTTGTAAGTAAAGTAAATGCTTTGCTAAGACGTATTGTAGAAGATAGTACCAATGATAATGTTGTAAAAATTGGTGATCTTATAATTAATAGAGAAGAATATAAAATCCTTAAAGGAAAAGAAGAGATTCTTTTGCCAAGAAAAGAGTTTGAATTATTATCTTTATTAGCATCTAAACCTGGCAAAGTCTTTAAAAGAGAAGATATATTAGACCGTGTTTGGGGTAATGAAGTAGTAGTTGGTGGCCGTACCATAGATGTTCACATTCGTAAGTTGCGTGAGAAATTAGGCGACAAGCGCTTTAAGACTGTTAAAGGTGTTGGCTACAAGTTTGTATCTTAA